Proteins encoded in a region of the Zea mays cultivar B73 chromosome 2, Zm-B73-REFERENCE-NAM-5.0, whole genome shotgun sequence genome:
- the LOC100274235 gene encoding uncharacterized isoform X1 — protein sequence MEKAAHVAAGATQEQESSPNRLDDAARHHGSAEAIPERLAVVTGGNKGVGLEVCRQLALKGVTVILTARDEKRGKDAAETLRRECQLPNIIFHQLDVRDDDSATTLARYVERRYGKLDILVNNAAISGIVADEEGLKALNIDAETWTSGRAANLLKEVFQNTNDEAFNCLNTNYYGCKRVTEALLPLLKLSTSGGARIVNASSLASELKRMPNEKLRNDLSNIDIWDEDRIEAVLDTFLEDLRSGRLEEAGWPVMLPAYSVSKMVINLYTRIMARRYPEMRINCVRPGFVKTDINWNLGVLTPEQGARGPVMLALLPDDGPTGCYFDQTEMVNVW from the exons ATGGAGAAAGCTGCGCACGTTGCCGCCGGCGCGACGCAAGAGCAGGAATCGTCTCCGAACAG GCTTGACGACGCAGCGAGGCATCATGGCTCTGCTGAAGCGATTCCTGAAAG ACTTGCGGTGGTCACAGGAGGAAACAAAGGAGTTGGCCTAGAAGTATGCCGCCAGCTTGCTCTCAAGGGTGTGACAGTTATCCTTACAGCAAGGGATGAGAAACGAGGAAAAGATGCTGCCGAGACCCTTCGCCGTGAATGCCAACTCCCAAATATCATattccatcagctcgatgtcagaGATGATGAtagtgccaccacattggcccggTATGTAGAAAGAAGATATGGGAAGCTCGACATCTTG GTGAACAATGCAGCTATTTCAGGAATTGTAGCAGATGAGGAAGGCCTGAAAGCTCTTAACATTGATGCAGAGACATGG ACATCTGGCAGGGCAGCTAATCTTCTGAAAGAAGTATTCCAGAATACCAATGATGAGGCATTCAACTGTCTGAATACCAATTACTATGGATGCAAACGGGTAACAGAAGCTCTTCTTCCACTTCTGAAGCTATCTACATCAGGAGGAGCAAGGATTGTCAATGCCTCCTCACTTGCGTCGGAGCTGAAG AGAATGCCAAATGAGAAGCTGCGAAACGATTTGAGCAACATTGACATCTGGGACGAGGACCGGATAGAAGCAGTGCTCGACACATTCTTGGAGGACCTGAGGAGCGGGCGGCTGGAAGAGGCTGGGTGGCCCGTGATGCTACCAGCCTACAGCGTATCGAAAATGGTCATCAATCTGTACACCAGGATCATGGCAAGGAGGTATCCGGAGATGCGCATCAACTGTGTGCGACCTGGCTTTGTCAAGACGGACATCAACTGGAATCTGGGGGTCCTGACGCCTGAACAAGGTGCGAGAGGGCCAGTCATGCTAGCTCTCCTCCCCGATGATGGACCAACTGGGTGCTATTTTGATCAGACAGAAATGGTGAACGTCTGGTGA
- the LOC100274235 gene encoding uncharacterized LOC100274235 produces MEKAAHVAAGATQEQESSPNRLDDAARHHGSAEAIPERLAVVTGGNKGVGLEVCRQLALKGVTVILTARDEKRGKDAAETLRRECQLPNIIFHQLDVRDDDSATTLARYVERRYGKLDILVNNAAISGIVADEEGLKALNIDAETWTSGRAANLLKEVFQNTNDEAFNCLNTNYYGCKRVTEALLPLLKLSTSGGARIVNASSLASELKVWSSCIPARTEKISMLLTLIILLPENAK; encoded by the exons ATGGAGAAAGCTGCGCACGTTGCCGCCGGCGCGACGCAAGAGCAGGAATCGTCTCCGAACAG GCTTGACGACGCAGCGAGGCATCATGGCTCTGCTGAAGCGATTCCTGAAAG ACTTGCGGTGGTCACAGGAGGAAACAAAGGAGTTGGCCTAGAAGTATGCCGCCAGCTTGCTCTCAAGGGTGTGACAGTTATCCTTACAGCAAGGGATGAGAAACGAGGAAAAGATGCTGCCGAGACCCTTCGCCGTGAATGCCAACTCCCAAATATCATattccatcagctcgatgtcagaGATGATGAtagtgccaccacattggcccggTATGTAGAAAGAAGATATGGGAAGCTCGACATCTTG GTGAACAATGCAGCTATTTCAGGAATTGTAGCAGATGAGGAAGGCCTGAAAGCTCTTAACATTGATGCAGAGACATGG ACATCTGGCAGGGCAGCTAATCTTCTGAAAGAAGTATTCCAGAATACCAATGATGAGGCATTCAACTGTCTGAATACCAATTACTATGGATGCAAACGGGTAACAGAAGCTCTTCTTCCACTTCTGAAGCTATCTACATCAGGAGGAGCAAGGATTGTCAATGCCTCCTCACTTGCGTCGGAGCTGAAGGTGTGGAGCTCCTGCATTCCTGCACGAACAGAGAAGATATCTATGTTACTCACCCTGATTATATTGTTGCCAGAGAATGCCAAATGA
- the LOC100274235 gene encoding uncharacterized isoform X2, whose protein sequence is MFNHRLDDAARHHGSAEAIPERLAVVTGGNKGVGLEVCRQLALKGVTVILTARDEKRGKDAAETLRRECQLPNIIFHQLDVRDDDSATTLARYVERRYGKLDILVNNAAISGIVADEEGLKALNIDAETWTSGRAANLLKEVFQNTNDEAFNCLNTNYYGCKRVTEALLPLLKLSTSGGARIVNASSLASELKRMPNEKLRNDLSNIDIWDEDRIEAVLDTFLEDLRSGRLEEAGWPVMLPAYSVSKMVINLYTRIMARRYPEMRINCVRPGFVKTDINWNLGVLTPEQGARGPVMLALLPDDGPTGCYFDQTEMVNVW, encoded by the exons ATGTTCAACCACAGGCTTGACGACGCAGCGAGGCATCATGGCTCTGCTGAAGCGATTCCTGAAAG ACTTGCGGTGGTCACAGGAGGAAACAAAGGAGTTGGCCTAGAAGTATGCCGCCAGCTTGCTCTCAAGGGTGTGACAGTTATCCTTACAGCAAGGGATGAGAAACGAGGAAAAGATGCTGCCGAGACCCTTCGCCGTGAATGCCAACTCCCAAATATCATattccatcagctcgatgtcagaGATGATGAtagtgccaccacattggcccggTATGTAGAAAGAAGATATGGGAAGCTCGACATCTTG GTGAACAATGCAGCTATTTCAGGAATTGTAGCAGATGAGGAAGGCCTGAAAGCTCTTAACATTGATGCAGAGACATGG ACATCTGGCAGGGCAGCTAATCTTCTGAAAGAAGTATTCCAGAATACCAATGATGAGGCATTCAACTGTCTGAATACCAATTACTATGGATGCAAACGGGTAACAGAAGCTCTTCTTCCACTTCTGAAGCTATCTACATCAGGAGGAGCAAGGATTGTCAATGCCTCCTCACTTGCGTCGGAGCTGAAG AGAATGCCAAATGAGAAGCTGCGAAACGATTTGAGCAACATTGACATCTGGGACGAGGACCGGATAGAAGCAGTGCTCGACACATTCTTGGAGGACCTGAGGAGCGGGCGGCTGGAAGAGGCTGGGTGGCCCGTGATGCTACCAGCCTACAGCGTATCGAAAATGGTCATCAATCTGTACACCAGGATCATGGCAAGGAGGTATCCGGAGATGCGCATCAACTGTGTGCGACCTGGCTTTGTCAAGACGGACATCAACTGGAATCTGGGGGTCCTGACGCCTGAACAAGGTGCGAGAGGGCCAGTCATGCTAGCTCTCCTCCCCGATGATGGACCAACTGGGTGCTATTTTGATCAGACAGAAATGGTGAACGTCTGGTGA